From the Actinomycetes bacterium genome, one window contains:
- the mutM gene encoding bifunctional DNA-formamidopyrimidine glycosylase/DNA-(apurinic or apyrimidinic site) lyase gives MPELPEVEVVRRGLDRWAAGRTVAAVAVGHPRAVRRHAAGSADFAARLTGRTLAGAQRRGKYLWLPLEAVPGSGGSGGIDGSDAGEAVLAHLGMSGQLLVRPPGSPDEVHLRVRLSFTDGGPELRFVDQRTFGGLALVDTDPAGLPLPVAHIARDPLDPEFDDAAFAGALRRRRTGLKRALLDQTLVSGIGNIYADEALWRARLHWARPTSTMTRARSAEVLAATREVMVEALDQGGTSFDSLYVNVNGESGYFDRELAVYGRTGLPCRRCGALVVREHFMNRSSFRCPRCQRRPPDAHG, from the coding sequence CTGCCCGAGCTGCCCGAGGTCGAGGTGGTCCGGCGCGGACTGGACCGCTGGGCGGCCGGGCGCACCGTCGCGGCCGTCGCGGTGGGCCACCCGCGCGCCGTCCGCCGCCACGCCGCCGGCTCCGCGGACTTCGCGGCCCGCCTCACCGGCCGCACGCTGGCCGGCGCGCAGCGACGGGGCAAGTACCTCTGGCTGCCGCTCGAGGCGGTCCCTGGCAGCGGCGGCAGCGGTGGCATCGACGGGAGCGACGCGGGGGAGGCGGTGCTGGCCCACCTCGGCATGAGCGGGCAGCTCCTGGTCCGGCCGCCCGGCTCACCCGACGAGGTGCACCTGCGGGTGCGCCTGTCGTTCACCGACGGCGGGCCCGAGCTGCGCTTCGTCGACCAGCGGACGTTCGGCGGGCTGGCGCTCGTCGACACCGACCCGGCCGGGCTGCCGCTGCCGGTGGCGCACATCGCGCGCGACCCGCTCGACCCCGAGTTCGACGACGCGGCATTCGCCGGGGCCCTGCGACGCCGCCGGACCGGCCTCAAGCGCGCCCTGCTCGACCAGACGCTGGTCAGCGGCATCGGCAACATCTACGCCGACGAGGCGCTGTGGCGGGCCCGCCTGCACTGGGCCCGGCCCACGTCGACCATGACCCGTGCCCGCAGCGCCGAGGTCCTCGCCGCGACGCGCGAGGTGATGGTCGAGGCGCTCGACCAGGGCGGTACGTCGTTCGACTCGCTCTATGTGAACGTCAACGGGGAGAGCGGGTACTTCGACCGTGAGCTGGCGGTCTACGGCCGGACCGGGCTGCCCTGCCGGCGCTGCGGGGCGCTCGTCGTGCGGGAGCACTTCATGAACCGGTCCTCCTTCCGCTGCCCGCGCTGCCAGCGCCGCCCGCCGGACGCGCACGGGTGA
- the smc gene encoding chromosome segregation protein SMC codes for MHLKSLTLKGFKSFASATTFHFEPGITCVVGPNGSGKSNVVDALAWVMGEQGAKSLRGGKMEDVIFAGSAGSAGPGGAAGRAPLGRAEVSLTIDNTDGALPIDYAEVTISRIMFRNGGSEYAINGQPCRLLDVQELLSDSGIGREMHVIVGQGQLDAVLSAGPDERRGFIEEAAGVLKHRKRKEKALRKLDAMQANLTRVQDLTVELRRQLKPLGRQAEVARRAAVIQSDVRDARLRLLADDLVQLTATLEAEVADETALRARRAEVEGQLAEAGAREAELETVAAAEAPTLARAQDTWYRLSSLRERFRGTGSLAAERVRHLAGEPDEAPAAGPLTRDPDELERQAEQVRAEEQEIQEAVERDRARLADAVTVRQTAEQALTVEQRRVAAAARAAADRREGLARLAGQVAAARSRVEAGEAELGRLTPAVDEARERAARAQSEFTALETQVAGLDAGEEDLDSAHEEAALRLAAAEDRLAELREEERAAERERAALVARKDALEMGLARKDASGALLAASDRLTGVIGSVSALLTVTPGAETAVAAALGSAADAVAVADLAAAEAAIRLLKDDDAGRALLLVGSGDPAAPATQDLHDPRAAAATGDRPLPAGARRALELVTAPAALRPALTRLLADVVVVDDLAAGRAVVAAAPHLSAVTRDGDLLARHHAAGGSHGTPSRLEVQAAVDEAETRLGEAGHRLDRVRFAIHGLTEEQAGANRDVHGALDRLHESDARMSAVAEQLGQLGAQARAARGEADRLERSIAGAQAAIEADTGSFAELAERLRVAEESPEPDEAEPDTTLRDGLEERARAGRQSEMEVRLAVRTGEERARALAGRADSLVRAAAHERESRARAAARRERRAREAAVAQDVALAAQAALAHLEHSLARAAAAREAAERARAERDAELAALRGRLRELSAEQDRLTDSVHRDEVARAEQRLRIESLQQKALEDHGVEPGTLVEEYGPHQLVPPSPPAPDEVREVEPDPVPYVRAEQEKRLRGAERSLALLGRVNPLALEEFAALEERHQFLAEQLEDLKATRRDLLDIVREVDERVEQVFTAAFQDTAREFEGVFARLFPGGEGRLVLTDPSDMLTTGIEVEARPPGKKVKRLSLLSGGERSLTAVALLVAIFRARPSPFYVMDEVEAALDDVNLGRLIAIMEELREASQLIVITHQKRTMEVADALYGVSMRGDGITTVIGQRMREAQPA; via the coding sequence GTGCACCTGAAGAGCCTGACCCTCAAGGGCTTCAAGTCCTTCGCGTCGGCCACCACCTTCCACTTCGAGCCGGGCATCACCTGTGTCGTCGGGCCCAACGGCTCCGGCAAGTCCAACGTGGTCGACGCCCTGGCCTGGGTCATGGGCGAGCAGGGCGCCAAGTCGCTGCGCGGCGGCAAGATGGAGGACGTCATCTTCGCCGGCAGCGCCGGCAGCGCGGGGCCGGGCGGCGCCGCCGGCCGGGCTCCATTGGGCCGCGCCGAGGTCAGCCTGACCATCGACAACACCGACGGCGCGCTGCCCATCGACTACGCCGAGGTCACCATCTCGCGGATCATGTTCCGCAACGGCGGCTCGGAGTACGCGATCAACGGCCAGCCGTGCCGGCTGCTCGACGTGCAGGAGCTGCTGTCCGACTCGGGCATCGGCCGCGAAATGCACGTGATCGTCGGTCAGGGCCAGCTCGACGCCGTCCTCTCGGCCGGCCCGGACGAGCGCCGCGGCTTCATCGAGGAGGCGGCCGGCGTCCTCAAGCACCGCAAGCGCAAGGAGAAGGCGCTGCGCAAGCTGGACGCCATGCAGGCCAACCTGACCCGCGTCCAGGACCTCACCGTCGAGCTGCGCCGCCAGCTCAAGCCGCTGGGCCGGCAGGCCGAGGTGGCGCGGCGGGCGGCCGTCATCCAATCCGACGTGCGCGACGCCCGGCTCCGACTCCTTGCCGACGACCTGGTCCAGCTCACGGCGACCCTCGAGGCCGAGGTGGCCGACGAGACGGCGCTGCGCGCGCGGCGGGCCGAGGTCGAAGGGCAGCTCGCGGAGGCGGGCGCCCGCGAGGCCGAGCTCGAGACGGTCGCCGCGGCCGAGGCGCCGACGCTGGCCCGGGCGCAGGACACCTGGTACCGCCTGTCGTCCCTGCGCGAGCGGTTCCGCGGCACCGGGTCGCTGGCGGCCGAACGGGTCCGTCACCTCGCGGGCGAGCCGGACGAGGCCCCGGCGGCCGGGCCGCTGACCCGGGACCCCGACGAGCTGGAGCGCCAGGCGGAGCAGGTGCGAGCCGAGGAGCAGGAGATCCAGGAGGCCGTCGAGCGCGACCGGGCCCGCCTGGCCGACGCCGTGACCGTCCGGCAGACGGCCGAGCAGGCCCTGACCGTCGAGCAGCGGCGGGTCGCGGCAGCCGCGCGCGCGGCTGCCGACCGCCGCGAGGGGCTGGCCCGCCTGGCCGGCCAGGTCGCCGCGGCGCGCAGCCGGGTCGAGGCGGGCGAGGCCGAGCTGGGCCGGCTGACCCCGGCGGTGGACGAGGCCCGGGAGCGGGCCGCGCGGGCGCAGTCCGAGTTCACCGCGCTGGAGACCCAGGTGGCCGGCCTGGACGCCGGCGAGGAGGACCTGGACTCGGCCCACGAGGAGGCCGCGCTGCGGCTCGCGGCGGCCGAGGACCGGCTGGCCGAGCTGCGGGAGGAGGAGCGCGCGGCCGAGCGCGAGCGGGCGGCGCTGGTCGCGCGCAAGGACGCGCTCGAGATGGGGCTGGCCCGCAAGGACGCGTCAGGCGCGCTGCTCGCCGCCTCCGACCGGCTGACCGGCGTCATCGGGTCGGTGTCGGCGCTGCTGACGGTCACGCCCGGCGCCGAGACCGCCGTGGCGGCGGCCCTGGGCTCGGCCGCCGACGCCGTCGCCGTCGCCGACCTGGCCGCGGCCGAGGCCGCGATCCGCCTGCTCAAGGACGACGACGCCGGGCGCGCGTTGCTGCTCGTCGGCTCCGGCGACCCGGCCGCCCCCGCCACCCAAGACCTCCACGACCCGCGTGCGGCAGCAGCAACGGGGGACCGCCCTCTGCCGGCCGGTGCCCGGCGGGCCCTCGAGCTGGTGACCGCCCCGGCCGCTCTGCGCCCCGCACTGACCCGGCTGCTCGCCGACGTCGTCGTCGTCGACGACCTGGCCGCCGGCCGGGCGGTCGTCGCCGCCGCTCCTCACCTGTCGGCCGTGACCCGCGACGGCGACCTGCTGGCCCGCCACCACGCCGCCGGCGGATCGCACGGCACTCCCAGCCGGCTCGAGGTGCAAGCCGCCGTCGACGAGGCGGAGACCCGGCTCGGCGAGGCGGGGCACCGGCTGGACCGGGTGCGCTTCGCCATCCACGGTCTGACCGAGGAGCAGGCGGGGGCCAACCGGGACGTCCACGGCGCCCTGGACCGGCTGCACGAGTCCGACGCCCGGATGTCCGCCGTCGCGGAGCAGCTCGGCCAGCTCGGCGCGCAGGCGCGGGCCGCGCGCGGCGAGGCCGACCGCCTGGAGCGCTCCATCGCGGGCGCCCAGGCGGCGATCGAGGCCGACACCGGCTCTTTCGCGGAGCTCGCCGAGCGGCTGCGGGTCGCCGAGGAGTCGCCGGAGCCGGACGAGGCGGAGCCCGACACCACCCTGCGCGACGGACTCGAGGAGCGGGCTCGCGCGGGTCGGCAGTCCGAGATGGAGGTCCGGCTGGCGGTCCGTACCGGCGAGGAACGGGCGCGCGCCCTCGCCGGGCGCGCCGACTCCCTCGTCCGGGCCGCCGCCCACGAGCGGGAGTCCCGCGCCCGCGCCGCCGCGCGCCGCGAGCGGCGGGCCCGCGAGGCGGCCGTCGCGCAGGACGTGGCGCTCGCCGCGCAGGCGGCCCTGGCCCACCTCGAGCACTCCCTGGCCCGGGCCGCTGCCGCCCGCGAGGCGGCCGAGCGGGCCCGGGCCGAGCGCGACGCGGAGCTGGCCGCACTGCGCGGCCGGCTGCGCGAGCTGAGTGCCGAGCAGGACCGCCTGACCGACAGCGTCCACCGCGACGAGGTGGCCCGGGCCGAGCAGCGGCTGCGCATCGAGTCGCTGCAGCAGAAGGCGCTGGAGGACCACGGCGTCGAGCCAGGGACGCTGGTCGAGGAGTACGGCCCGCACCAGCTGGTGCCGCCCTCGCCGCCGGCCCCGGACGAGGTCCGCGAGGTGGAGCCCGACCCAGTGCCCTACGTGCGCGCGGAGCAGGAGAAGCGGCTGCGCGGCGCCGAGCGCAGCCTGGCGCTCCTCGGCCGGGTCAACCCCCTGGCGCTGGAGGAGTTCGCCGCGCTCGAGGAGCGGCACCAGTTCCTCGCCGAGCAGCTCGAGGACCTCAAGGCGACCCGGCGCGACCTGCTCGACATCGTCCGCGAGGTCGACGAGCGGGTGGAGCAGGTCTTCACCGCTGCGTTCCAGGACACGGCGCGCGAGTTCGAGGGCGTCTTCGCCCGGCTGTTCCCTGGCGGCGAGGGCCGGCTGGTGCTGACCGACCCGTCCGACATGCTCACCACCGGCATCGAGGTCGAGGCCCGGCCGCCGGGCAAGAAGGTCAAGCGGCTCTCGCTGCTCTCGGGCGGCGAGCGGTCGCTGACCGCGGTGGCGCTGCTCGTCGCGATCTTCCGGGCCAGGCCGAGCCCGTTCTACGTCATGGACGAGGTCGAGGCCGCCCTGGACGACGTCAACCTGGGCCGGCTGATCGCGATCATGGAGGAGCTGCGCGAGGCCAGCCAGCTGATCGTCATCACCCACCAGAAGCGCACGATGGAGGTCGCCGACGCGCTGTACGGCGTGTCGATGCGGGGCGACGGCATCACCACCGTGATCGGTCAGCGGATGCGGGAGGCGCAGCCGGCCTGA
- a CDS encoding right-handed parallel beta-helix repeat-containing protein → MGDVVGERRVNGLRQRAGWRRPAALVAAVAVVITAGTATGWAHASAAPASVDRVTRLVDDDRAQCPEAGYTTIRSAIADSSDGDKVKVCAGLYPEGVLVDKRLDIEGESTESGPWDCFAPELPVDPARHPVVQAVDGMPSDALLTIEHDGVEVEGLVLRGATGTSGSTVRPAAAINTSSVYSDLRLHRNLITGNRIGVHLRSSGPARFDHNCLRANSWGVANEFAPLVDAVIDANDTYLHLEYTFELTSGAEGVELRGNASRGDRNPYMADSTVGTVIAGNVVDGAQRGMRIFGGNTDLLITGNRITSSNLVGIAIASFRNLGVPAESNVGSVVSENSIRGSFGNPGAGIGLADGGLKHGVVSHNVVENNVEGIVLRQGNTGNAVVANMALTNRLDGIRAAAGATGNVVTDNVADGNGWFSTATAYDLSDLAFTTNGNTWARNVCDRDNPAGALCGT, encoded by the coding sequence ATGGGGGACGTCGTGGGCGAACGACGCGTCAACGGTCTTCGGCAGCGCGCCGGCTGGCGAAGGCCAGCGGCGCTGGTCGCTGCCGTGGCGGTGGTTATCACGGCCGGGACGGCCACCGGCTGGGCGCACGCGTCTGCAGCGCCGGCGTCCGTCGACCGGGTGACCCGGCTCGTCGACGACGACCGGGCGCAGTGCCCGGAGGCCGGGTACACGACCATCCGGAGCGCCATCGCCGACTCCAGCGACGGCGACAAGGTCAAGGTCTGTGCCGGGCTCTACCCGGAGGGAGTCCTCGTCGACAAGCGGCTCGACATCGAAGGCGAGTCCACGGAGTCGGGGCCCTGGGACTGCTTCGCTCCCGAATTGCCTGTCGACCCCGCGCGGCATCCGGTTGTCCAGGCGGTCGACGGCATGCCGTCGGATGCGCTCCTGACGATCGAGCACGATGGGGTTGAGGTGGAGGGACTGGTCCTCCGTGGGGCGACCGGCACGTCGGGGTCGACCGTCCGACCTGCGGCGGCCATCAACACGTCGTCCGTGTACTCGGACCTCCGGCTCCACCGCAACCTCATCACCGGCAACCGGATCGGTGTCCATCTCCGCAGCAGCGGACCCGCCAGGTTCGACCACAACTGCCTTCGTGCCAACAGCTGGGGCGTCGCCAACGAATTCGCACCACTCGTCGACGCCGTCATCGACGCCAACGACACCTACCTTCACCTCGAGTACACCTTCGAGCTGACGTCCGGCGCCGAGGGCGTCGAGCTCCGTGGCAACGCGTCCAGGGGCGACCGGAACCCCTACATGGCGGACAGCACCGTGGGGACCGTGATCGCGGGCAACGTCGTGGACGGGGCACAGAGGGGGATGAGGATCTTCGGGGGCAACACTGACCTGCTCATCACCGGCAACCGCATCACCAGCAGCAACCTCGTCGGCATCGCGATCGCCTCGTTCCGCAATCTCGGCGTTCCGGCTGAGTCGAACGTCGGTTCCGTGGTGAGTGAGAACTCGATCCGGGGATCCTTCGGAAACCCGGGGGCGGGCATCGGTCTTGCGGACGGGGGTCTCAAGCACGGTGTCGTGTCCCACAACGTCGTCGAGAACAACGTCGAGGGCATCGTCCTGAGGCAGGGCAACACAGGCAACGCCGTCGTCGCGAACATGGCGCTGACGAACCGGCTCGACGGCATCCGCGCGGCAGCCGGCGCTACCGGGAACGTCGTCACGGACAACGTCGCCGATGGCAACGGCTGGTTCAGCACGGCGACCGCTTACGACCTGAGCGACCTGGCGTTCACGACCAACGGCAACACCTGGGCGCGGAACGTCTGCGACAGGGACAACCCTGCCGGAGCGCTCTGCGGGACCTAG